The Rhodocytophaga rosea genome has a segment encoding these proteins:
- a CDS encoding M56 family metallopeptidase: MTDIFFYSIKVALCLGIVYLFYIVALRRLTFYTANRWFLGTGSVLALFIPLASYIPFLQIREVNNVPSINALLGWNKVQVLLLDPSQSNSFWQDGVNLISIIFLVGTAILGSKLLMQLVAFYRIRHSASLLKDGAVKIYQVNKPIAPFSFGNHIFLNQQLLEPYEIRQVIDHEQVHVRQKHTLDVLWMECLLVFNWYNPFAWLLKQAVRENLEFIVDREVLLQDYSDKKGYQYLLLKIIGLSNVSIANPFNISSLKTRIHMMNRKPSNAGARGIYFLVLPMLILLTFTFCNRNQEDASPVKTAKGLRETQLNQNLIEKNMQINKINVQPDSLFTVELGSGKKEKYNLSDKKDDDLFEVRYDQLPPPPPPIVIKPLGNNVFEVDYNTGKKETYNLNNKSEAEIFRKKVPPPQTPVPASKDIDGE, encoded by the coding sequence ATGACTGACATATTCTTTTATAGCATCAAGGTAGCACTCTGCCTGGGAATAGTGTATTTATTTTATATAGTGGCATTACGCAGGCTAACTTTTTATACGGCCAACCGGTGGTTTTTAGGGACAGGTTCTGTATTGGCTTTATTTATTCCGCTTGCCAGTTATATCCCTTTCCTACAAATCAGGGAAGTGAATAACGTTCCATCAATAAACGCTCTCCTAGGATGGAATAAGGTTCAGGTTTTATTATTAGATCCCAGCCAGTCAAATTCCTTCTGGCAGGATGGTGTAAACCTGATTTCAATCATTTTTCTGGTAGGAACTGCGATTCTTGGAAGCAAACTACTGATGCAGCTGGTGGCTTTTTACCGCATCCGGCACTCGGCAAGCTTGCTAAAAGATGGTGCTGTAAAGATTTACCAGGTAAACAAACCGATTGCTCCCTTTTCATTTGGAAACCATATATTTCTCAATCAACAATTACTGGAACCGTATGAAATCAGGCAGGTGATAGACCATGAACAGGTACATGTGCGGCAAAAACATACCCTGGATGTGCTGTGGATGGAATGCCTGCTGGTATTCAACTGGTACAATCCCTTTGCCTGGCTGTTGAAACAAGCTGTCCGTGAAAACCTGGAGTTTATTGTAGACCGGGAAGTTCTTCTGCAAGACTATAGTGACAAAAAAGGCTACCAATATCTTTTGTTAAAGATCATAGGTCTGTCCAATGTATCCATTGCCAATCCTTTTAATATTTCTTCACTTAAAACCAGAATCCATATGATGAACCGAAAACCAAGTAATGCAGGTGCCAGAGGAATATACTTCCTAGTATTACCTATGCTGATTTTACTAACATTTACTTTCTGTAACAGAAACCAGGAAGATGCATCACCTGTTAAAACAGCAAAAGGCCTTAGAGAAACCCAATTAAATCAGAATCTTATAGAAAAGAATATGCAAATAAACAAGATAAATGTACAGCCTGATAGCCTGTTTACAGTAGAATTAGGATCGGGCAAAAAGGAAAAGTATAATTTATCTGATAAAAAAGATGACGATTTATTTGAAGTACGGTATGATCAACTGCCTCCCCCTCCGCCTCCGATAGTAATAAAACCTTTAGGAAATAATGTATTTGAAGTAGATTATAACACAGGAAAAAAAGAAACATACAACCTCAATAATAAATCAGAGGCAGAAATATTCAGAAAGAAAGTCCCCCCTCCACAGACACCGGTACCAGCAAGCAAAGACATAGATGGAGAATAA
- a CDS encoding family 16 glycoside hydrolase has protein sequence MFSRCLLISLALLISHIAAAQQAKKNSIDLGKVLDGKAFKVVNRSASKVSEGKYQAIHLDARASDGVLWLDNISFSGGTIECDIKGKDEFQKSFVGIAFFGQNDATYEGIYFRPFNFQAQDSLRKMHAVQYIFHPEFTWDKLRKEYPEVYENPVQPVPDPNGWFHVRIEVNSPDVRVFVNDAKEPSLGVKQLSKNTSGKIGLWVGNQSEGDFANLVISPAKESKRN, from the coding sequence ATGTTTTCACGTTGCCTCCTCATTTCTCTTGCGCTGCTTATAAGCCATATTGCCGCTGCGCAGCAAGCAAAAAAAAACAGTATTGATCTGGGCAAAGTACTGGATGGCAAAGCATTTAAGGTAGTGAACCGGAGTGCAAGCAAGGTTAGCGAAGGCAAATACCAGGCTATTCATCTGGATGCACGAGCCAGTGATGGCGTACTCTGGCTGGATAATATAAGCTTTTCTGGAGGCACAATCGAATGTGACATCAAAGGCAAAGATGAATTTCAGAAAAGTTTTGTGGGCATTGCTTTTTTTGGCCAGAATGATGCCACCTACGAGGGTATTTATTTCCGCCCTTTCAACTTTCAGGCACAGGATTCCCTGAGAAAGATGCATGCGGTGCAATATATTTTTCATCCGGAGTTTACATGGGACAAGCTCCGCAAGGAATACCCTGAAGTGTATGAAAATCCGGTGCAGCCCGTTCCTGACCCCAATGGATGGTTTCATGTGCGGATTGAAGTTAACAGCCCTGATGTGCGTGTATTTGTGAATGATGCCAAAGAACCTAGCCTGGGGGTAAAGCAGCTCAGCAAAAATACCAGTGGTAAAATAGGCTTATGGGTAGGCAATCAATCAGAAGGTGATTTTGCTAATCTGGTGATAAGCCCGGCAAAGGAAAGCAAGCGGAATTAA
- a CDS encoding polyamine aminopropyltransferase, with translation MSSEETPDYPPSGLAVLLVSVFIIATCGILYELLISSISTYFLGSSILQFSLTIGLFMSFMGVGSYLSKYFNTHLLDHFITIEILLGFIGGSSACILYFSYSLTENYYLVAFMLISILGTLIGLEIPLVTRIVRGYTSLKDTVAQVLSFDYIGALLASIIFPLVLLPYLGTMRTSFLIGILNLSVAAFNTHVFRQQLRQGRKQMEISIALAVVLTGGFVYSFRLADFFEQFVYQDEIILTEQSAYQRIVVTKWNEDYRLYINGNLQFSTVDEYRYHEPLVHIPMALARNHQKILVLGGGDGLAVREILKYPDAAQIDLVDLDPEMTMLATENPVFRKLNSASLRNTKVKIYNEDAFNFVERSSELYSVVIIDLPDPNDTGLGKLYSREFYRMLQKRVSADGIVVTQATSPYFAPEAFWCIAHTLEEVFPGVLPYTSYVPSFGQWGFVLASNLPLSSSPPSLPPICNAK, from the coding sequence TTGTCTTCCGAAGAAACACCTGATTACCCACCATCGGGGCTTGCTGTACTGCTGGTTTCTGTATTTATTATTGCTACCTGTGGTATTTTGTACGAACTGCTTATCAGCAGCATTTCCACCTATTTTCTGGGCAGCAGCATTTTGCAATTCTCCCTTACTATCGGCCTGTTTATGTCCTTTATGGGGGTTGGTTCGTATTTGTCAAAATATTTTAATACGCATCTGCTCGATCATTTTATCACGATTGAAATCCTGCTGGGGTTTATTGGAGGTAGTTCGGCTTGTATTCTGTATTTTAGCTATTCCCTTACCGAAAATTATTACCTGGTTGCTTTTATGCTCATCAGCATATTAGGCACCCTCATCGGGCTGGAAATTCCTCTGGTCACCAGAATTGTGAGGGGGTATACAAGCCTGAAAGATACGGTAGCTCAGGTGCTTTCTTTCGATTACATCGGCGCATTGCTGGCTTCTATTATTTTTCCGCTGGTGCTTCTCCCTTACCTAGGCACCATGCGAACCTCTTTTTTGATCGGCATTCTGAATTTGAGTGTGGCGGCATTTAATACCCATGTGTTCCGGCAGCAATTAAGGCAAGGCCGGAAACAAATGGAAATTTCCATTGCCTTAGCAGTAGTGTTAACTGGCGGATTTGTGTATTCTTTCCGGCTGGCTGATTTTTTTGAACAGTTTGTCTACCAGGATGAAATTATTCTCACCGAGCAATCAGCTTATCAGCGCATTGTGGTAACCAAATGGAATGAGGATTACCGCCTGTATATCAATGGAAATTTGCAGTTTTCTACCGTAGATGAATACCGCTACCACGAACCTCTGGTGCATATTCCGATGGCTCTGGCCAGAAACCATCAAAAAATCCTGGTACTTGGCGGCGGTGACGGACTAGCGGTACGGGAAATACTTAAATACCCGGATGCAGCCCAGATTGATCTGGTAGACCTTGATCCTGAAATGACCATGCTGGCGACAGAAAATCCGGTATTCCGGAAGTTGAACAGCGCTTCGCTGCGTAATACCAAAGTGAAGATTTACAATGAAGATGCCTTTAATTTTGTAGAACGTTCTTCTGAACTCTATTCTGTGGTGATTATTGACTTGCCCGACCCCAACGATACCGGACTGGGCAAACTGTATTCCAGGGAATTTTACCGGATGTTGCAGAAAAGAGTATCTGCTGATGGCATAGTGGTAACTCAGGCTACTTCCCCTTATTTTGCTCCGGAAGCTTTCTGGTGTATTGCGCATACGCTGGAAGAAGTATTTCCCGGAGTACTGCCCTATACTTCCTATGTGCCTTCCTTCGGACAATGGGGATTTGTGCTTGCCAGCAATCTACCACTAAGCTCTTCCCCACCTTCTCTCCCCCCGATATGCAACGCCAAATAA
- a CDS encoding RidA family protein: protein MNTVKHKIIEALTELGLTLPDAPKPGGSYVSVNVRGTVAYVAIQFPIQGDTYLYTGKFGKDLSIQDGYDAARLCALNTLAQIDKYIGFENILGLNHMDLYYQAAEGWDEGPLVANGASELFAYALDSAGIHSRAILGVQSLPRNFSVGITTSFTLIHSSI from the coding sequence ATGAACACAGTAAAACATAAAATTATAGAAGCCTTAACTGAACTCGGCTTAACGCTACCAGATGCACCCAAACCAGGAGGATCGTATGTATCGGTGAATGTGAGGGGAACTGTTGCCTATGTAGCCATTCAATTCCCGATTCAGGGAGATACGTACCTGTATACCGGCAAGTTTGGAAAAGATCTGTCGATTCAGGATGGCTATGATGCCGCCAGATTATGTGCCCTCAATACCCTGGCCCAGATAGATAAATACATTGGTTTCGAAAATATCCTGGGTTTAAATCACATGGACCTGTATTACCAGGCGGCTGAAGGTTGGGACGAAGGTCCGCTGGTGGCCAATGGAGCTTCTGAATTATTCGCATATGCACTGGATTCGGCTGGCATTCACTCCAGGGCTATTCTAGGTGTACAATCCCTTCCCAGGAATTTCAGCGTCGGTATTACTACTTCTTTTACTCTTATTCACTCATCTATCTAA
- a CDS encoding NADPH-dependent FMN reductase family protein, giving the protein MKIIIVYPNGSGHTKAVAQYIARGALQEVSDVKLFPVQEAQSHFSA; this is encoded by the coding sequence ATGAAAATTATTATTGTCTATCCCAACGGTTCTGGGCATACAAAAGCAGTGGCCCAATACATTGCCAGAGGTGCTTTGCAGGAAGTGAGCGATGTAAAACTATTTCCGGTTCAGGAAGCACAAAGCCATTTTAGTGCTTAA
- a CDS encoding alpha/beta hydrolase, which translates to MKITFTCMKAIGKVICLVILFFYPALLFSQEKLLGEITEIRDLSYVIGKTDTSGKRKLNLVLPKAQKDAPLLIWIGGGAWSYVDRNQEMELCKKIAKEGIAVASVGHSLSPATWKDPKYNTGIQHPEHIKDVAMAFKWLYDHAAEYGYSPSNIFVGGFSSGGHLAALLSMDERYLKNYGLSASNIRGILPIGGTYDIAHYYQILSASDKKLADSHVKGVFGSTEQEWLDASPTHYMQHLRVPMLLISESNTYPYATFFEEKIRQSGFKKMEVHHFQEMTHGGLWKHMSFQDQSKYRDVLIQFIQSQAQPAQESRN; encoded by the coding sequence ATGAAAATTACTTTCACATGCATGAAAGCCATTGGCAAGGTTATCTGCCTGGTAATATTGTTTTTCTATCCGGCTTTACTATTCTCACAGGAGAAACTTTTAGGGGAAATTACAGAAATACGTGATCTCTCCTATGTTATTGGAAAAACTGATACTTCCGGCAAACGGAAACTGAACCTGGTACTGCCCAAAGCCCAAAAGGATGCTCCGCTGCTGATCTGGATTGGCGGAGGTGCCTGGTCGTATGTAGACCGGAATCAGGAAATGGAACTTTGCAAAAAAATAGCCAAAGAAGGCATCGCCGTAGCCTCCGTCGGACATAGCTTGAGTCCGGCCACCTGGAAAGATCCCAAATATAATACCGGTATCCAGCATCCGGAACACATCAAAGACGTAGCCATGGCCTTCAAATGGCTCTATGACCATGCAGCCGAATACGGATATTCTCCCAGCAATATATTTGTAGGCGGCTTTTCTTCCGGCGGACACCTGGCCGCTTTGTTGAGTATGGATGAGCGCTATCTGAAAAATTATGGGCTTTCTGCATCGAATATCCGGGGCATTCTGCCCATAGGCGGAACCTATGACATTGCCCATTATTATCAGATATTATCGGCTAGTGACAAAAAACTGGCTGATTCGCATGTGAAGGGTGTATTTGGCTCCACAGAACAAGAATGGCTGGATGCTTCTCCTACCCATTATATGCAACATCTGCGGGTACCCATGCTGCTCATCTCTGAATCTAATACTTACCCGTATGCTACTTTTTTTGAAGAGAAAATCCGCCAGTCCGGATTTAAAAAAATGGAAGTACACCATTTTCAGGAAATGACCCATGGCGGCTTGTGGAAGCATATGTCTTTTCAAGATCAAAGTAAATACCGGGATGTGTTGATACAATTTATCCAGTCACAGGCGCAACCGGCACAGGAGTCCCGCAATTGA
- a CDS encoding Crp/Fnr family transcriptional regulator, which translates to MIHELLLSGIEKHVTLSEADKDYIRRIFTLRKYKKGQFLLHEGAVCRNQIFIKTGTVITYLIDLEGHEHIIQLGIEGWWIGDFQSYVFQQPALCHVLAIEDTEVLEAPYEKIQQLYDIIPQFDRFHRILTQHAYVAFQQRVLQNLSMRAEDRYLAFREKYPKLELRLPQKYIASYLGITPEFLSRIKKSLQQSDSKKS; encoded by the coding sequence ATGATACATGAGCTGTTGCTGTCGGGCATCGAAAAACACGTAACATTAAGTGAAGCAGACAAAGACTATATCCGGCGTATTTTTACCCTGCGCAAATATAAAAAAGGGCAATTCCTGCTGCACGAAGGGGCCGTATGCCGCAATCAGATATTTATTAAAACAGGCACTGTAATTACTTACCTCATTGATCTGGAGGGGCACGAACACATTATTCAGCTGGGAATAGAAGGCTGGTGGATAGGAGATTTCCAGAGTTATGTATTTCAGCAACCGGCACTATGCCATGTACTGGCCATTGAGGATACAGAGGTACTGGAGGCTCCTTATGAGAAAATACAGCAGTTATACGATATCATACCACAATTTGACCGTTTTCACCGCATTTTAACACAACATGCCTATGTGGCTTTTCAGCAGCGTGTATTGCAAAATCTGAGTATGCGGGCCGAAGACAGGTACCTGGCCTTCCGGGAAAAATATCCTAAACTGGAACTCCGGCTTCCACAGAAATATATTGCTTCGTATCTGGGTATTACACCGGAATTTTTAAGCAGGATCAAGAAAAGTTTACAGCAGAGTGACAGTAAGAAAAGTTAG
- a CDS encoding DUF350 domain-containing protein, translating to MNLLSLLLQVAPIIPAIERGLVGTLVYSAIGIIMCVVGFKIVDWLIPGHMARQIAEEKNMAVALVASAMILGICIIIAAAIAS from the coding sequence ATGAATCTACTCTCACTCCTGCTGCAAGTGGCTCCTATTATTCCTGCTATAGAAAGAGGCCTTGTGGGCACACTGGTATATTCTGCCATTGGCATTATTATGTGTGTGGTTGGCTTTAAGATTGTAGACTGGCTGATTCCAGGACATATGGCCAGGCAGATTGCCGAAGAAAAAAATATGGCCGTTGCCCTGGTAGCTTCTGCCATGATTCTGGGAATTTGTATCATTATTGCAGCTGCTATTGCCAGTTAA
- a CDS encoding BlaI/MecI/CopY family transcriptional regulator — MEKLTPSEEQAMRAVWKAGEAHVKVFLDQIPPPKPPYTTLASTIKNLEKKGYLSSRLVGNTYLYQPLISEEEYKAKFLSGVVQNYFESSYKNMVSFFVEQQKLSAKELQEIIDMIEGRK; from the coding sequence ATGGAAAAGTTAACCCCTTCTGAAGAACAAGCCATGCGGGCCGTCTGGAAAGCCGGTGAAGCGCATGTGAAGGTATTTTTAGATCAGATACCTCCACCCAAACCACCTTACACCACACTTGCTTCTACCATTAAAAACCTGGAAAAAAAAGGCTATTTATCCAGCCGTTTGGTGGGAAACACTTATTTGTACCAGCCACTGATTAGTGAAGAAGAATATAAGGCTAAATTTTTAAGTGGTGTAGTGCAAAATTATTTTGAGAGTTCTTACAAGAATATGGTCAGCTTTTTTGTCGAACAGCAAAAGTTGTCGGCTAAAGAGTTGCAGGAAATTATTGACATGATCGAAGGGAGAAAATAA
- a CDS encoding cyclase family protein yields the protein MKKFIIEWIRIGMPLLILFHEPAIAQNNKEQVGISPWGPEDEIGTLNLMTDQSRLSVLGKINNGKVYDLSTEYFVGMPSFHSLGDPGYQYWLTHTPHGTVIDNPNGLGEEMNQKVSYTGDAISLYTHMGTHIDALNHFGLHGKIWNGFTPEKHLGDKGWKKTGAETIPPVIARGVLIDIAAYKGVKNLTDNYRVTAADLKGALQKQKVKLHKGDVVLLRTGQMVHYSNASAFLDNYPGISLDAVKWLVEEQGIMLLGADNLSFEAFPPERKDNWVPVHTYLLAEKGVMFIEQIYLEDLAQDKVYSFAFIGASMKLRGASGAPMRPIAIPISQ from the coding sequence ATGAAAAAATTCATCATTGAATGGATCAGGATTGGTATGCCCTTACTTATCCTCTTTCATGAACCTGCCATTGCACAAAATAACAAAGAACAAGTAGGCATCAGCCCATGGGGACCGGAAGATGAAATTGGTACCCTGAACCTGATGACAGATCAAAGCCGCCTTTCGGTGCTGGGTAAAATCAATAACGGCAAAGTCTATGACCTGAGCACCGAATATTTTGTAGGCATGCCCAGCTTTCATTCGCTTGGCGACCCTGGTTATCAGTACTGGCTTACCCATACACCGCACGGCACTGTAATAGATAATCCCAATGGCCTGGGCGAAGAAATGAACCAGAAAGTATCCTATACCGGCGATGCCATTTCGCTTTATACACACATGGGGACACATATAGATGCCCTGAATCATTTTGGCCTGCATGGAAAAATATGGAATGGCTTTACCCCCGAAAAGCACCTGGGTGATAAAGGCTGGAAAAAAACTGGTGCCGAAACCATTCCTCCTGTTATTGCCAGAGGGGTACTCATCGACATTGCTGCTTACAAAGGCGTGAAAAATTTAACTGACAATTACCGGGTTACGGCCGCTGATCTGAAAGGCGCTTTGCAAAAACAAAAAGTAAAGCTCCACAAAGGCGATGTTGTATTGCTGCGTACCGGGCAAATGGTGCATTACTCAAATGCCAGTGCGTTTTTAGACAACTATCCTGGAATTAGCCTGGATGCGGTAAAGTGGCTGGTGGAAGAACAGGGTATTATGCTGCTGGGTGCCGATAATTTAAGCTTTGAAGCTTTCCCTCCTGAACGCAAAGATAACTGGGTGCCGGTACATACCTATTTACTTGCCGAAAAAGGAGTAATGTTTATCGAACAGATCTACCTGGAAGACCTTGCCCAGGATAAAGTGTATTCATTCGCCTTCATTGGCGCTTCTATGAAATTACGGGGTGCCAGTGGCGCCCCCATGCGGCCTATTGCCATTCCCATCAGTCAATAA
- a CDS encoding glycosyltransferase family 4 protein, with the protein MHNKRIKILHTIRQGSFGGGETYLYNLVTRLDKQVFEPLVLSFTEGAMVDKLRQAGIRTFVIPTLKPFNIFIYRQVLQLLKNEQIDLVHMHGTRAATNTLIPALWNGTKTIYTVHGWSFHTGNKPLITRGRIMAERFITSQTSQVVCGSQADLQQGLQYCPGGKYTLFYNSIDTHYFDPALPVTDLCREFGFTQTDVVITFMARLTAQKDPLTFIKAIPRVKNQFPQAKFLMIGEGELKNECIQLAQILAVSDVLTFSEFRSDVKKILQLTDVFVLPSLWEVIPLGLLEAMSMEKACIATAISGTTEAITDGENGLLIDIQSPDQLADKMIQLLSDELLRRNLGKNARVKVIRQFDIRTLVEKNKELYLQLATP; encoded by the coding sequence ATGCATAATAAGCGCATTAAAATATTACATACCATCAGGCAAGGCTCTTTCGGAGGAGGCGAAACCTATCTGTACAATCTGGTGACCAGGCTGGATAAGCAAGTGTTTGAACCACTGGTATTATCGTTTACGGAAGGTGCTATGGTAGACAAACTCAGGCAGGCAGGCATCCGTACGTTTGTGATTCCTACCCTTAAACCGTTTAATATATTTATATACCGGCAAGTGCTACAATTGCTGAAAAATGAGCAGATTGACCTGGTACATATGCATGGCACCAGGGCAGCGACTAATACACTGATTCCGGCTTTATGGAACGGTACAAAAACGATATATACGGTGCATGGATGGTCTTTTCATACTGGCAATAAACCACTTATTACCAGGGGCAGAATAATGGCTGAACGGTTTATTACTTCTCAAACCAGCCAGGTAGTGTGTGGTTCTCAGGCTGACCTGCAACAGGGCTTACAGTATTGTCCCGGAGGTAAATATACCTTGTTCTACAACAGCATTGACACTCATTATTTCGATCCGGCTTTGCCAGTAACAGACCTCTGCCGGGAGTTCGGGTTTACACAAACAGATGTAGTAATTACGTTTATGGCCAGACTTACTGCCCAGAAAGATCCGCTTACTTTTATCAAGGCGATTCCCAGGGTGAAGAACCAGTTTCCGCAGGCAAAATTCCTGATGATTGGAGAGGGTGAACTAAAGAATGAGTGTATTCAACTTGCGCAGATATTAGCTGTCAGTGATGTGCTTACTTTTTCTGAATTCCGGAGTGACGTAAAGAAAATATTGCAGCTTACAGATGTATTTGTGCTTCCTTCGCTCTGGGAAGTGATTCCATTAGGTTTACTGGAGGCGATGTCTATGGAGAAAGCTTGTATTGCTACCGCTATTTCCGGGACAACAGAAGCTATAACAGATGGCGAAAATGGGTTGTTGATAGATATTCAGTCACCAGACCAACTGGCTGACAAGATGATACAACTACTATCTGATGAGTTATTGCGAAGGAATCTTGGAAAAAATGCCCGGGTGAAAGTTATTCGTCAGTTCGATATCCGGACACTTGTTGAAAAGAATAAGGAGTTGTATCTGCAATTAGCTACACCATAA
- a CDS encoding sigma-70 family RNA polymerase sigma factor, with protein MRQLKINNLITNRDSATIEKYFNDIARVELLTPAEETELARRIKLGDQVALEKLVKANLRFVVSVAKQYHHSKVPLNDLINEGNVGLIKAAKMFDETKGFKFISYAVWWIRQSIMDSLDKHSRIVRVPANKVGELSKISNAVSAMEQKFEREPTNEELADFLGLQVDDIKSANTASIRQSSLDAPLGEEDSGSLLDVMENPDELPTDAPLSGKESLRIELERILSTLTEKEKEVICRLFGVGYEYNQTIEDIAENMGVSHERIRQIKEGALRKLRARAGKHMLALLQ; from the coding sequence ATGAGACAGTTAAAAATAAATAACCTGATAACTAACCGTGACAGTGCGACCATTGAAAAATATTTTAATGACATTGCCCGGGTTGAATTGCTTACACCAGCTGAGGAAACAGAACTGGCTCGTAGAATAAAATTAGGCGACCAGGTGGCATTGGAAAAACTGGTGAAAGCGAATCTGCGGTTTGTGGTGTCAGTTGCCAAGCAATACCACCATAGCAAGGTGCCACTCAATGATTTAATTAATGAGGGGAATGTTGGGCTGATTAAAGCTGCTAAAATGTTCGATGAAACCAAAGGCTTCAAGTTTATCTCCTATGCCGTCTGGTGGATTCGTCAGTCGATTATGGATTCACTCGACAAGCATTCCAGAATCGTACGGGTTCCTGCAAATAAAGTAGGCGAACTTTCTAAAATCAGTAATGCTGTTTCTGCCATGGAGCAAAAATTTGAGCGTGAACCCACTAATGAAGAACTGGCCGACTTTCTGGGACTACAGGTAGATGATATCAAATCAGCGAATACAGCTTCTATCCGGCAGTCATCACTGGATGCCCCTCTGGGCGAAGAAGACAGTGGTTCATTGCTTGATGTAATGGAAAATCCGGATGAACTGCCTACGGATGCACCCTTGTCTGGTAAAGAATCTCTCCGGATCGAACTGGAGCGTATTCTGTCTACCTTAACAGAAAAGGAAAAAGAAGTGATATGCCGCTTGTTTGGCGTAGGCTATGAATACAACCAGACGATTGAAGATATTGCCGAAAATATGGGCGTAAGCCACGAACGTATCAGGCAGATTAAAGAAGGAGCTTTACGTAAACTCCGGGCACGGGCTGGCAAACATATGCTGGCTTTGCTTCAGTAA
- a CDS encoding Gfo/Idh/MocA family protein, protein MKSFSQLFTRKKPAVYHPSRRSALLKLSLGAGALSFGTLPHYGFSTDKQEQVQKKLGIALVGLGNYSTQQLAPALQETKLCSLAGIVTGSPEKAKAWAQKYSIPQKNIYNYHNFDTIKNNPDIDIVYVVLPNAMHAEYTIRAAQAGKHVICEKPMALSVKEGQEMIDACQKAGRLLSVGYRLYFEPHHLEVRRLGLEKVYGEIKMIEASLGFSMANPNSWRLDKKLGGGGAIVDLGLYAIQGARRVTGREPTSVRAQAFTIDKTVFKGIPETVFWQMEFPGGILSNSSTTYTSYVDRLYATAQRGWFGLMPAFNALGQQGNTSDGPISFKVPAYQQIAQMDDFADCILNNRKSIVSGEEALKDIRVLEAIFQSIESRQEVRLA, encoded by the coding sequence ATGAAATCCTTTAGCCAACTATTCACCAGAAAAAAACCTGCGGTCTATCATCCTTCCAGAAGAAGTGCCTTATTGAAGCTTTCGCTGGGAGCAGGTGCTTTGTCGTTTGGTACACTGCCTCACTATGGATTCAGTACAGACAAACAGGAACAAGTACAAAAAAAACTGGGCATTGCATTGGTAGGCTTAGGAAATTACAGCACCCAGCAACTGGCACCAGCCCTACAGGAAACCAAGTTATGTAGTCTGGCAGGCATTGTTACTGGCTCGCCGGAAAAGGCCAAAGCATGGGCACAGAAATACAGTATTCCACAGAAAAACATTTATAATTACCACAATTTCGATACGATCAAAAACAACCCGGATATTGACATTGTATATGTAGTATTACCCAATGCCATGCATGCCGAGTATACCATCCGGGCGGCACAGGCTGGCAAACATGTGATCTGCGAAAAACCGATGGCCCTTTCAGTAAAAGAAGGACAGGAAATGATTGATGCCTGCCAGAAAGCCGGCCGCCTGTTATCTGTCGGATACAGATTATATTTTGAACCTCATCACCTGGAAGTTCGCCGGCTGGGACTGGAAAAAGTATATGGAGAAATAAAAATGATTGAAGCCAGCCTGGGCTTTTCTATGGCCAATCCTAACTCATGGCGGCTGGATAAAAAACTGGGCGGAGGCGGCGCCATTGTAGATTTAGGGTTGTATGCCATTCAGGGAGCCCGGCGTGTTACCGGACGGGAACCAACCAGTGTACGTGCCCAGGCGTTTACCATAGATAAAACTGTATTCAAAGGCATTCCCGAAACCGTGTTCTGGCAAATGGAATTTCCTGGTGGCATTTTATCCAATTCCAGTACTACCTACACCTCCTATGTAGACCGTTTGTATGCCACTGCTCAACGGGGCTGGTTTGGGTTAATGCCTGCTTTTAATGCCCTAGGTCAGCAAGGGAATACATCTGATGGGCCTATTTCTTTTAAAGTTCCTGCCTATCAGCAAATTGCCCAGATGGATGATTTCGCCGATTGTATTCTTAATAACCGTAAATCTATTGTTTCCGGCGAAGAAGCCCTGAAAGATATCCGGGTACTGGAAGCTATTTTTCAATCCATTGAAAGCCGGCAGGAAGTAAGGCTTGCGTAA